The Acaryochloris thomasi RCC1774 genome contains a region encoding:
- a CDS encoding calcium-binding protein has product MINLNGTTENDTLQGGLGADSLFGGADGSDVLRGGEGNDTLIGGNDSAGGDLVFGEAGNDSLFGCTGDDTLDGGIGDDTLDGGAGVDLLMGGLGDDLLFGGGGDDTLQGQEGDDTLNGGKNGDDLLEGGAGDDSLWGGSGLDTVDGGSGNDFVGDGDGNGLLLGGSGNDSLWSGNGDDTLEGGIGDDTLNAGAGNDILEGGDGDDSLFGADGSDVLRGGEGNDTLIGGNDSAGGDLVFGEAGNDLLFGCTGDDTLYGGIGDDSLNGGSGIDSLFGGEGNDTLSGGAGADSLVGGIGNDSLNGGTGSDILYGGDGDDTLIGGNDAPGGDLLFGEAGDDLMFGCTGDDTLYGGVGNDNINGGSGDDSLIGSFGNDSLKGGSDGSDILNGGEGDDTLIGGNDSSGGDLLFGGAGDDLMFGCTGDDTLYGNAGNDTLGGGTGADLLSGGMGNDDLRGGDDDDILMAHAGNDTLNGGAGNDLLEGSGGDDSLWGGAGRDTVDGGAGHDVVKDGDGNGLLLGGSGNDYLWSGNGDDTLEGGDGNDTLNAGFGNDILDGGSGNDSLFGANGADLLRGGFGNDTLIGGNDSSGGDLVLGEMGQDLLFGCTGDDTLYGGIGNDTLRGGRDNDLLIGGSNNDLLSGGLGSDIFRFESSADGADIIEDFSVADDSIELLASGFEGLSLGTLSDSAFTLGSAAADQNDRFVYNRSSGELFFDADGSGAGDQTLLATLSNKANLGADNIQIV; this is encoded by the coding sequence TGGCAATGATTCGTTGTTTGGCTGTACAGGTGATGACACCTTGGATGGCGGCATCGGTGATGACACGCTAGATGGTGGTGCTGGTGTTGACCTGTTGATGGGTGGCTTGGGCGATGACCTCTTGTTTGGCGGTGGCGGCGACGATACGCTGCAAGGTCAAGAAGGTGATGATACTCTCAACGGTGGTAAAAATGGCGATGACCTCCTTGAAGGTGGTGCAGGCGATGACTCCCTTTGGGGTGGTTCCGGCCTTGATACCGTTGATGGCGGTAGTGGCAACGACTTTGTCGGCGATGGCGATGGTAACGGTTTACTGCTGGGCGGTAGCGGCAATGATTCGCTTTGGAGCGGTAATGGTGACGATACGCTAGAGGGCGGAATCGGCGACGATACGCTCAATGCTGGTGCTGGCAACGACATCCTTGAGGGTGGTGATGGTGATGATTCTCTGTTTGGTGCCGACGGTTCTGATGTGCTTCGCGGTGGTGAGGGCAATGACACGCTAATTGGTGGTAATGATTCTGCTGGTGGCGACCTGGTCTTTGGTGAAGCTGGTAATGATTTATTGTTTGGCTGTACAGGAGATGACACGCTATATGGCGGTATCGGTGATGACAGTCTAAATGGTGGCAGCGGTATTGATTCTCTTTTCGGTGGTGAGGGCAACGATACCCTCTCTGGCGGTGCTGGGGCCGACTCGTTAGTTGGGGGTATAGGTAACGACAGCCTTAATGGTGGGACTGGCTCTGACATCCTTTACGGCGGTGACGGTGACGATACATTGATTGGCGGCAATGATGCTCCTGGCGGTGACTTGCTGTTTGGCGAAGCCGGTGATGATTTAATGTTTGGCTGCACAGGTGATGATACGCTCTACGGCGGTGTTGGTAATGACAATATCAATGGCGGCAGTGGTGATGATTCATTGATCGGTAGCTTTGGTAACGATAGCCTCAAAGGTGGCAGCGACGGCTCCGATATCCTTAATGGTGGTGAGGGAGACGATACGCTGATTGGTGGTAATGATTCGAGTGGCGGTGACCTGCTATTTGGTGGCGCTGGCGATGACTTGATGTTTGGCTGCACGGGCGATGATACGCTCTACGGCAATGCCGGAAACGACACGCTTGGCGGCGGCACCGGAGCGGATCTTTTGAGTGGCGGCATGGGCAATGACGACCTTCGTGGCGGTGATGACGACGATATTTTGATGGCTCATGCGGGTAACGATACGCTCAATGGCGGTGCTGGCAATGACCTCCTTGAAGGCAGTGGTGGTGATGACTCTCTTTGGGGTGGGGCAGGCCGCGACACCGTTGATGGTGGGGCAGGCCATGATGTGGTCAAAGATGGCGATGGCAATGGCTTACTCCTCGGCGGCAGCGGCAATGACTATCTCTGGAGTGGTAATGGTGACGATACGTTAGAGGGTGGAGACGGTAACGATACGCTCAATGCTGGTTTTGGCAACGACATCCTTGATGGCGGCAGCGGTAATGATTCGCTCTTTGGTGCGAACGGGGCCGATCTGCTACGAGGGGGCTTCGGTAATGACACGCTCATTGGCGGCAATGACTCTAGCGGTGGTGATCTTGTCTTAGGTGAAATGGGACAGGATCTGCTGTTCGGTTGTACGGGGGATGACACTCTCTATGGTGGCATTGGCAACGATACGCTCCGAGGTGGGAGAGATAATGACCTTCTTATCGGAGGATCAAATAACGATTTGCTTTCAGGAGGACTTGGATCCGATATCTTCCGGTTTGAGTCGTCTGCTGATGGTGCCGATATTATTGAGGATTTCTCTGTTGCGGATGATTCAATTGAACTGCTCGCCAGTGGCTTCGAGGGACTATCGCTTGGAACGCTTTCAGATTCTGCGTTTACATTAGGTTCGGCGGCTGCAGATCAAAACGATCGGTTTGTCTACAATCGCAGCTCCGGTGAGCTGTTCTTTGATGCTGACGGCAGCGGTGCTGGCGATCAAACGCTGCTAGCGACGCTAAGCAACAAAGCCAACTTGGGTGCGGACAATATTCAGATTGTCTAG
- the menD gene encoding 2-succinyl-5-enolpyruvyl-6-hydroxy-3-cyclohexene-1-carboxylic-acid synthase, with protein MTLDFRNLNMLWSSLLIETLQRLGLETTIICPGSRSGPLAVAAAEHLHIEAIPILDERSAAFFALGLARRTGIPVALICTSGTAGANFYPAIIEAHEGRVPLLILTADRPPELRHCHAGQAIDQVKMFAHYPSWQAELSLPNPEPERLAYLRQTMVYAWMRSQRPTPGPVHLNIPFRDPLAPIPDLKTQSLASGFDAEHFFAAVQTQPTLARVKIPETIWAQWRQCERGIIIAGPAQPLQAKEYCVAIATLAQHLNWPILAEGLSPLRNFAHLNPLLVSSYDLMLRNSDLAHRLTPNFVIRIGELPTSKILRSWLQKTDPLQWLIAPEHHNLDPLHSRIKHLPLSIQQLAEALPRPPIAQDQSEQDRSANAYIKQWLTADQETRQDVEQTLAKTDELLEPKVSWVLSQYLPSHTPLFIANSMPVRDAESFWQPNDLNIQPYGNRGGANGIDGTLSTALGIAHRHRPTVLLTGDLALLHDTNGFLHSLEGHLTIILINNNGGGIFEMLPIAQFDSTFETFFATPQQVDFAQLGATHGVAHTCIQSWEHLIQLINPLPTEGIRVLEVRCDRKLDTQWRRQQFQHFSDIKFT; from the coding sequence ATGACCCTAGATTTCAGAAATCTAAATATGCTGTGGTCCTCATTGCTGATCGAGACCTTGCAGCGTCTGGGGTTAGAGACCACCATCATTTGCCCCGGCTCTCGGTCTGGCCCTTTGGCCGTTGCAGCAGCGGAACATCTCCACATCGAAGCAATCCCCATCCTTGATGAGCGCTCTGCCGCATTCTTTGCCCTAGGCCTGGCCCGCCGCACCGGCATCCCCGTCGCTCTAATCTGCACCTCTGGAACGGCAGGAGCCAACTTCTATCCCGCTATTATTGAGGCCCACGAAGGTCGAGTGCCGCTGTTGATTCTCACCGCCGACCGGCCACCGGAACTGCGTCACTGCCATGCAGGGCAGGCCATTGATCAGGTAAAGATGTTCGCCCATTACCCGAGCTGGCAGGCCGAATTGTCTTTACCTAACCCTGAACCGGAGCGGCTGGCCTATCTGCGGCAAACAATGGTGTATGCCTGGATGCGATCGCAACGTCCCACCCCAGGCCCCGTCCATCTCAATATTCCTTTCCGTGATCCCCTAGCGCCAATCCCAGATCTCAAAACCCAGTCTTTAGCATCAGGGTTTGATGCTGAGCATTTCTTTGCAGCAGTTCAGACGCAGCCAACCCTAGCTCGGGTCAAAATTCCTGAGACGATCTGGGCACAGTGGCGGCAGTGTGAGCGGGGCATCATTATTGCGGGTCCAGCTCAGCCTCTGCAGGCTAAAGAATATTGCGTTGCGATCGCAACCCTTGCTCAACACCTCAATTGGCCGATCCTCGCGGAAGGTCTTTCTCCCCTGAGAAACTTTGCTCACCTCAATCCTCTATTGGTGAGCAGCTATGACCTGATGCTGCGCAATTCAGACCTGGCCCATCGTCTGACTCCAAATTTCGTGATTCGCATCGGCGAACTTCCCACTAGCAAAATCCTTAGATCCTGGCTACAAAAGACCGATCCCCTGCAGTGGTTAATAGCGCCTGAGCACCACAATCTTGATCCCCTACACAGTCGAATCAAGCATCTTCCGCTCAGCATTCAGCAGCTAGCAGAGGCTCTACCGCGACCGCCTATAGCCCAGGATCAATCGGAACAAGATAGAAGTGCGAACGCCTATATCAAACAATGGTTGACGGCAGATCAAGAAACCCGTCAAGACGTTGAGCAAACTCTGGCAAAAACAGATGAACTTTTAGAGCCCAAAGTCTCGTGGGTTCTTTCTCAATATTTGCCCTCCCACACGCCGCTGTTCATCGCTAACAGTATGCCGGTACGAGACGCAGAATCTTTCTGGCAACCAAACGATCTCAACATTCAGCCCTACGGCAACCGTGGCGGAGCCAACGGCATTGACGGAACACTTTCGACGGCTTTAGGCATTGCCCATCGCCACCGTCCCACCGTCCTACTCACCGGAGACTTAGCCCTACTCCACGACACCAACGGCTTTTTGCATTCGCTGGAGGGACATCTAACAATTATTTTGATCAATAACAATGGGGGCGGCATTTTTGAGATGCTCCCCATTGCTCAGTTTGATTCTACTTTTGAAACTTTTTTCGCCACACCCCAGCAGGTTGACTTTGCCCAACTGGGTGCGACCCATGGTGTTGCCCATACATGCATTCAGTCTTGGGAGCATCTAATTCAATTGATCAATCCGCTGCCAACAGAGGGCATACGGGTGCTGGAAGTGAGATGCGATCGCAAGTTAGATACCCAATGGCGACGGCAGCAATTCCAGCACTTTAGCGACATCAAATTCACTTGA
- a CDS encoding amino acid ABC transporter permease, which yields MSINSRRRLSPRWWRWGGQAVVLLLVGYGILYLGLNLALNLQRLNLPFGFDFLERQAGFSIGETPIAYQPTDFYARALWVGLLNSLKVMGTGLVLTTVVGITVGIARLSNNWLVRQLALVYVEVLRNTPLLLQLLFWYFAVFLALPNFSDRIQWPGPILLSNQGILIPWLQINSATGVWSLCLLLGGIGAVFLWKRQARQQLEQGRPGQLKTWPLGAIALSIFIARIWTQQAPLTLSLPQVTAGRATGGLTLSSEFATLLVGLTLYTAAFIAEIVRAGITAVNQGQREAAQALGLKPGITMRLVIFPQALRVIVPPLTSQYLNLAKNSSLAIAIGFPDIYAVASTTFNQTGRAVEVLLLLMATYLTISLLISLLMNLYNRSIQLVER from the coding sequence ATGAGCATAAATTCGCGTCGCAGGCTTTCGCCGCGATGGTGGCGCTGGGGTGGACAGGCCGTTGTTCTCCTCTTGGTGGGCTACGGAATTCTTTATTTGGGCCTCAATTTAGCCCTTAACCTGCAGCGTTTGAATCTGCCCTTTGGCTTTGACTTCTTAGAACGACAGGCGGGATTCAGCATTGGCGAAACGCCGATTGCCTACCAGCCCACGGATTTCTACGCTCGGGCGCTGTGGGTGGGGCTGCTGAATTCATTGAAAGTAATGGGGACTGGTCTAGTTTTGACCACCGTTGTCGGGATCACGGTGGGGATCGCCCGTCTGTCTAATAATTGGCTGGTGCGGCAGCTCGCCCTAGTCTACGTCGAAGTTTTGCGAAATACGCCGCTATTGCTGCAGCTCTTGTTTTGGTACTTTGCGGTGTTTCTGGCGCTGCCGAATTTTTCCGATCGAATTCAGTGGCCGGGACCGATCCTATTAAGTAATCAAGGCATTTTGATCCCGTGGCTGCAGATCAATTCTGCTACGGGCGTTTGGAGCCTTTGTTTATTACTGGGGGGGATCGGCGCGGTCTTCCTGTGGAAGCGTCAGGCTCGACAGCAGCTTGAGCAGGGACGCCCCGGACAGTTGAAGACTTGGCCTCTAGGTGCGATCGCACTTTCGATCTTCATCGCGCGCATCTGGACCCAGCAGGCTCCTTTAACCCTTTCGCTGCCGCAAGTGACGGCAGGGCGGGCAACGGGGGGATTAACGCTGTCGTCAGAGTTTGCCACGTTGTTGGTGGGGCTAACGTTGTATACGGCAGCCTTTATTGCTGAGATTGTTCGTGCTGGCATTACCGCCGTCAATCAGGGGCAGCGGGAGGCGGCTCAGGCGCTGGGCCTAAAGCCTGGTATCACAATGCGTCTGGTGATTTTTCCGCAGGCGTTGCGGGTGATTGTGCCGCCGCTGACCAGCCAGTATTTGAATTTGGCGAAGAATTCGAGTCTTGCGATCGCAATTGGCTTCCCTGATATCTATGCGGTGGCCTCAACCACCTTTAACCAGACGGGTCGAGCCGTAGAGGTCTTACTATTGCTGATGGCAACCTATCTCACTATCAGCCTACTCATCTCGCTCCTGATGAACCTCTACAATCGCAGCATTCAACTGGTGGAACGATGA